Proteins from a single region of Chryseobacterium sp. T16E-39:
- a CDS encoding WG repeat-containing protein — MKKLFFILLSSVCIAQQTDQYKQILLSKQLGKEVRFYANGYGIISDTGKSSIVDSLGVVTAAFPYKNEILRLTKDRFILKVKEGTFNGKTALIDAKGNQLIPLDNFKFRTWENKERLIYSKGGKDCVYDYNGKQITPFFDKIEFANESRLFIKTGKVWKIYDFNGQQISDREFDDHLHFYKGRVYIITGFRKGEVIDYNGKTISSISNHYVDGIVSYPFLVTKNISKDKYGIIDADENVLAEEIYDQAFVGTEYIYLIKDDKVSIFSKKEKKVYPTEFAYVNHLFDGLFKTVPESRNQKIKIAIIRTNGDIVLPQEYDEADDLTISGENFIYLKKDNIETLLDKNLKNVLDEGYDIEKIFSNYLIVKKENTFYRFSPKDKEYKELPDIVSIKPFGVLPGIIYKNKENKYGMINEKGEEVIPSVYDDITPFLLANELIIKKGNKFGVTNQRNEPLKEVIYDSYSSDRKGLKLTKGKNSEYLYFTHSEDKILWE; from the coding sequence TTGAAAAAGCTATTTTTTATACTGCTATCATCAGTTTGTATTGCACAACAGACTGATCAATACAAACAGATCTTATTATCAAAACAATTAGGGAAAGAAGTACGCTTTTATGCTAATGGATATGGAATAATTTCAGATACAGGAAAATCAAGTATCGTAGATTCTTTAGGAGTCGTTACTGCTGCTTTTCCCTACAAAAATGAGATACTAAGACTTACTAAAGACCGGTTTATATTAAAGGTTAAAGAAGGGACTTTTAATGGAAAAACAGCGTTAATAGATGCCAAAGGAAATCAATTGATCCCCCTCGATAACTTTAAGTTCAGGACCTGGGAGAATAAGGAAAGACTTATTTACTCTAAAGGAGGGAAGGATTGTGTGTATGATTATAATGGAAAGCAGATAACCCCATTCTTTGATAAAATTGAATTCGCTAATGAAAGCAGGCTTTTTATTAAAACAGGAAAGGTCTGGAAAATCTATGATTTTAATGGTCAACAGATCTCTGATAGAGAATTTGATGATCATCTACATTTCTATAAAGGAAGGGTATATATTATTACAGGGTTTAGAAAAGGAGAAGTGATAGATTATAATGGAAAAACGATAAGTTCCATCTCCAACCATTATGTCGATGGGATTGTTTCTTACCCTTTTCTGGTAACTAAAAATATATCCAAAGATAAGTATGGGATCATAGATGCTGATGAAAACGTTCTGGCAGAAGAAATTTATGATCAGGCATTTGTGGGGACCGAATATATTTATCTTATAAAAGACGATAAAGTAAGTATTTTTTCTAAAAAAGAGAAAAAAGTATATCCTACAGAATTTGCCTATGTAAATCATTTATTTGATGGCTTATTTAAAACAGTTCCGGAAAGTAGAAATCAAAAAATAAAAATTGCGATAATCAGAACGAATGGTGATATTGTCCTGCCTCAGGAATACGATGAAGCAGATGATCTTACAATTTCTGGTGAAAATTTTATTTACCTGAAAAAAGATAATATAGAAACACTACTGGATAAAAATTTAAAAAATGTTTTAGACGAAGGGTACGATATTGAGAAAATATTTTCTAATTATCTGATTGTTAAAAAGGAAAATACTTTTTATAGATTCTCACCAAAGGACAAAGAATATAAAGAATTACCGGATATTGTTTCGATAAAACCTTTTGGTGTATTACCAGGGATAATTTATAAAAACAAAGAGAATAAGTACGGGATGATCAATGAAAAAGGGGAAGAAGTTATTCCATCTGTTTATGATGACATCACGCCGTTTCTTTTAGCGAATGAGTTGATTATAAAGAAAGGCAATAAATTCGGGGTTACAAATCAGAGAAATGAACCGCTCAAAGAGGTGATATATGATAGCTATTCTTCTGACAGAAAAGGGCTGAAACTCACAAAAGGGAAGAATTCTGAATATTTATATTTTACTCATTCAGAGGATAAAATACTTTGGGAATAA